A single Saccharolobus shibatae B12 DNA region contains:
- a CDS encoding HAD-IIA family hydrolase has product MSTLNDYQLIISDVDGVIVREGEPIWENIQALRNIQNNGVKIIFVTNNSGFSRILLSRQLSYLGLKVTPDMVITSGLAAAIYMKEKLNVKSVFAVGEEGLIEELKNHGFLVFSSAESERSLPDAVVMGLDRLSTYDKLSLAMRCISKGSKFIVTNMDRLWPAKDGLKLGAGALASSIIYALRRDPDFIAGKPNTWIIEIAMRISSVKKVDKILVIGDQIETDIQMGYNIGADTALVLTGISTVDDVDRSSVKPKYVVNSLLDLL; this is encoded by the coding sequence ATGTCAACACTTAATGACTATCAACTAATAATAAGTGATGTAGACGGGGTAATAGTAAGAGAAGGCGAACCAATATGGGAGAATATACAAGCGTTAAGGAATATACAAAATAATGGAGTTAAGATTATATTTGTAACTAACAATTCCGGTTTTAGTAGGATCTTATTATCTAGACAGCTTTCCTATTTAGGTCTTAAAGTTACTCCAGATATGGTAATTACAAGTGGTCTAGCTGCTGCGATTTATATGAAGGAGAAGCTTAATGTAAAGTCTGTATTCGCTGTAGGCGAAGAGGGTCTTATTGAAGAATTGAAAAATCACGGTTTCTTAGTATTCTCTAGTGCGGAATCAGAGAGAAGTTTACCAGATGCCGTAGTGATGGGACTGGATAGATTAAGTACATACGATAAACTATCTTTAGCCATGAGGTGTATAAGCAAGGGATCTAAATTCATAGTGACAAATATGGATAGACTTTGGCCAGCTAAGGATGGGTTAAAGTTGGGTGCTGGAGCGTTGGCTAGTTCTATAATTTACGCCTTGAGAAGGGATCCAGACTTTATAGCAGGGAAACCTAACACTTGGATAATAGAAATAGCCATGCGAATTTCAAGTGTTAAGAAGGTAGATAAAATTCTAGTTATAGGGGATCAGATAGAGACTGATATCCAAATGGGATACAATATAGGTGCTGATACAGCATTAGTCTTAACTGGTATATCAACTGTTGACGATGTTGATAGGAGTAGTGTTAAGCCGAAATACGTAGTAAATAGTTTATTAGACCTTTTGTGA
- a CDS encoding digeranylgeranylglycerophospholipid reductase — translation MKRAEYDVLIIGLGIAGASLAWKLSQSNLKVLAIDSKPWNRFGDKPCGDAISKEHFDNLGMPYPQGKELEEKVEGIKLYSPDMKTVWTVKGEGFEIDSPSYVQRLTKEARDRGVEILDLTTAMKPIIVGNKVEGAVLFNRRTNETIEAKAKITVDATGYSTSFRSKLPFEFPVTESLDDKDADVAYREVLNTKDEIDEYPYLRIFITQKASPGGYWWYFPKGPNKVNVGLGIQGGMGYPSIHEFYNKYVDYYAPDIDKNRLLVKGGALVPTRRPLATIVWDGIAVIGDSAFTVNPVHGGGKGSAMISAYCVGKAILNAFENNDFSAKGLWDANECYIERYGAKQASLDLFRRFLQRLSDDEINYGMNRKVIREEDLLEASTSGDLQLSTAEKAMRVIMALGKPSLLFKLKTVAEYMKKVKDVYKHFPEEPKDLMKWKHSVDSIILEFNKALEK, via the coding sequence TTGAAAAGAGCCGAATATGATGTTTTAATTATTGGTTTAGGTATAGCTGGTGCATCACTTGCTTGGAAATTATCTCAATCTAACCTTAAGGTCTTAGCCATAGATAGTAAACCATGGAATAGATTTGGCGATAAACCTTGTGGAGATGCAATAAGCAAGGAACATTTCGATAACCTGGGGATGCCTTATCCTCAAGGCAAAGAGTTAGAGGAAAAGGTAGAAGGTATAAAGCTGTATAGCCCTGACATGAAAACCGTTTGGACTGTAAAAGGAGAAGGTTTTGAAATTGATTCTCCCAGTTATGTACAGAGGTTGACCAAAGAGGCTAGAGATAGGGGAGTTGAAATTTTAGATCTAACGACTGCAATGAAACCGATAATAGTTGGCAATAAAGTGGAAGGAGCGGTCTTGTTTAACAGAAGGACTAATGAAACTATAGAGGCTAAAGCTAAAATTACCGTCGATGCTACTGGATATTCAACCAGTTTTAGAAGTAAGCTTCCATTTGAATTCCCGGTGACTGAGTCATTAGATGACAAAGACGCTGATGTTGCATATAGAGAAGTGTTAAATACTAAGGATGAAATTGATGAATATCCGTATTTAAGAATATTCATAACACAGAAGGCTTCTCCGGGAGGTTATTGGTGGTACTTTCCGAAAGGACCAAATAAGGTCAATGTTGGTTTAGGTATACAGGGAGGAATGGGTTATCCCAGTATTCATGAATTCTACAATAAATACGTCGACTATTACGCTCCAGACATAGATAAGAATAGGCTATTAGTTAAAGGTGGAGCGTTAGTACCTACTAGAAGACCCCTTGCAACTATCGTATGGGATGGTATAGCAGTAATAGGTGACTCAGCATTTACAGTGAATCCAGTACATGGAGGAGGTAAAGGTTCTGCAATGATTTCAGCTTACTGTGTTGGTAAAGCTATACTTAATGCATTTGAGAATAACGATTTCTCTGCAAAAGGATTATGGGATGCTAATGAGTGTTATATAGAGAGATATGGCGCTAAGCAGGCTAGCCTTGACTTGTTTAGGAGATTTCTACAGAGGTTAAGTGATGATGAGATAAATTATGGAATGAATAGGAAAGTGATAAGAGAGGAGGACCTATTGGAGGCAAGTACAAGTGGTGATCTTCAGCTTTCCACAGCCGAAAAGGCAATGAGAGTTATTATGGCTCTTGGAAAACCGTCACTACTATTTAAGCTAAAGACCGTTGCTGAGTATATGAAAAAGGTTAAGGATGTTTACAAGCACTTCCCAGAAGAACCTAAAGATTTGATGAAATGGAAACATAGTGTAGACTCAATAATTTTAGAATTTAATAAGGCTTTGGAAAAGTAG
- a CDS encoding DUF5751 family protein: MQLENKPIVVISSTNAEEIPNFIRAMFKDCRLNGSKKLIINFISSISYPEFIQNAREALLDNIDLGAYIYIWKPEEVDQMMKKILENRQDMKGIIIYCDDNNKHMIEKILPKVPNSIKANIIKDYCK, translated from the coding sequence ATGCAACTTGAAAATAAGCCAATTGTAGTGATCTCTTCAACCAACGCTGAGGAAATACCGAATTTCATTAGGGCGATGTTTAAGGATTGCAGATTAAATGGGAGCAAGAAATTAATAATAAATTTCATTTCATCAATTTCTTATCCAGAGTTTATACAAAATGCCAGGGAGGCCCTTTTAGATAATATAGATTTAGGTGCGTATATTTACATTTGGAAACCCGAAGAGGTTGACCAAATGATGAAAAAGATCTTGGAAAATCGTCAAGATATGAAAGGTATAATAATATATTGTGATGATAATAATAAACATATGATTGAAAAAATACTTCCTAAGGTTCCTAATTCGATAAAGGCAAATATTATAAAGGATTATTGTAAATAA
- a CDS encoding succinate dehydrogenase flavoprotein subunit, translated as MEKIEYDAVVIGGGLAGLMSAHEIASAGFKVAVISKVFPTRSHSAAAEGGIAAYIPGNSDPNDNPDYMTYDTVKGGDYLVDQDAAELLSNKSGEIVMLLERWGALFNRQPDGRVAVRYFGGQTYPRTRFVGDKTGMALLHTLFERTSGLNVDFYNEWFSLDLVTDDKKVVGIVAMQMKTLTPFFFKTKAVVLATGGMGMLYRHTTNSYINTGDGFGIALRAGAALKDPEFVQFHPTALYPSDVLISEAARGEGGILKNVKGERFMTKYAPKKLDLAPRDIVSRAIITEIREGRGFPGGYVGLDLTHLGEEYIKERLALAVEAAKSFAGVDAFTEPIPVRPAQHYYMGGIDVDIDGRNPDIVGLFSAGEAACVSVHGANRLGSNSLLDTLVFGQVTGRTVVQFLKSNPGNPTSNYEKEAEKVVDDAYKFVKSESGVHFGQILEKLRDTMWDYVGIYRDEGGLLNAMCEINKLRGMISNMYVIDKSKVYNTEFFNALELRNMLDLAVVIAKSALERKESRGAHFRTDYPDRDDNNWLKHTIAYLRGNTVEVTFKPVKITRWKPEPRVY; from the coding sequence ATGGAAAAGATCGAATACGATGCAGTTGTAATTGGAGGAGGACTAGCTGGCTTAATGAGTGCACATGAGATAGCCTCTGCTGGTTTTAAAGTTGCTGTTATTTCAAAGGTGTTTCCCACGAGGTCACACTCTGCTGCTGCAGAAGGTGGAATAGCTGCCTATATCCCTGGGAATTCAGATCCAAATGATAACCCAGATTATATGACATATGATACAGTTAAAGGAGGAGATTATTTAGTAGATCAAGATGCGGCAGAGTTACTTTCTAACAAATCCGGAGAAATAGTAATGCTGCTGGAAAGATGGGGGGCTCTATTCAATAGGCAACCTGATGGCAGAGTTGCAGTTAGATATTTTGGAGGACAGACCTATCCGAGGACTAGATTTGTGGGAGATAAAACAGGTATGGCGCTTTTACATACACTTTTTGAAAGGACTTCCGGTCTAAATGTGGATTTTTACAACGAGTGGTTCTCCTTAGACTTAGTTACTGATGATAAAAAGGTAGTTGGTATAGTAGCAATGCAAATGAAGACGCTGACTCCATTCTTCTTTAAGACCAAGGCTGTCGTATTGGCAACTGGAGGAATGGGGATGTTGTACAGGCATACAACCAATAGTTACATTAACACTGGTGATGGCTTCGGAATTGCATTAAGAGCTGGAGCTGCGTTAAAAGATCCAGAATTTGTGCAATTTCATCCCACAGCATTATACCCATCAGACGTTCTGATTAGTGAAGCCGCTAGAGGAGAAGGTGGGATACTGAAAAATGTTAAAGGAGAAAGATTTATGACGAAATATGCTCCCAAAAAGCTAGACCTAGCTCCTAGGGATATAGTTTCAAGAGCAATCATCACCGAGATAAGGGAAGGAAGAGGGTTCCCTGGTGGATATGTTGGCTTAGATTTAACTCATTTAGGTGAAGAATATATTAAAGAAAGGTTAGCTTTAGCTGTCGAAGCTGCTAAAAGTTTTGCCGGTGTTGATGCATTTACTGAACCCATCCCAGTGAGGCCCGCTCAGCATTATTATATGGGAGGAATAGACGTGGATATAGATGGTAGGAACCCAGATATTGTGGGACTATTCTCTGCTGGCGAAGCAGCTTGTGTATCAGTACATGGTGCTAATAGATTAGGCTCTAATTCACTTCTGGATACTTTAGTATTTGGCCAAGTTACAGGGAGAACTGTTGTACAATTTCTTAAGTCTAATCCAGGTAACCCCACATCCAATTACGAGAAAGAGGCCGAGAAAGTTGTTGACGATGCTTACAAGTTCGTAAAGAGTGAGAGTGGTGTTCATTTTGGCCAAATATTAGAAAAGTTAAGAGATACAATGTGGGATTATGTGGGAATATATAGAGATGAAGGTGGACTGCTTAATGCGATGTGCGAGATAAATAAATTAAGAGGTATGATTAGCAATATGTATGTTATAGATAAGAGTAAAGTCTATAATACAGAATTCTTTAACGCTCTAGAATTAAGGAATATGTTAGATTTAGCAGTAGTTATAGCTAAATCAGCTTTGGAGAGGAAAGAATCAAGAGGAGCCCATTTTAGGACGGATTATCCTGATAGGGATGATAATAATTGGTTGAAGCACACTATTGCGTATCTAAGGGGTAATACAGTTGAGGTTACATTTAAACCAGTTAAGATAACCAGATGGAAACCAGAACCTAGGGTGTATTGA
- a CDS encoding NAD(P)/FAD-dependent oxidoreductase yields the protein MTRIAIVGAGPAGLSLAYFLKGNRKVEATVYESMEEPGLKPCAWGLITGIENIIPIPNETIISEIRSFRIYLDNKLVFDIRTDNKLGYIIDKPLFLKRLSEEVNVEFNSKVIKKDDKYYVNDKPLDHDKVVFATGHYSVSKSMSIPAIQYITDYEIDKEVVEFYFYSGFLGYAWVFPDREGSKIGIGGYAEVPELKERLKQILKGRIKIFHGARVTDYGVIEDRLDGNYTGEALGTVYAITGEGIRPSIISSKILADSILTGKDFKKEFKKSKLYWSLNWHAKIIKMTKERDPSTVRLSKALLNNDPQLILKFAIGDFNRVDLIKIFGRSLI from the coding sequence ATGACGAGAATAGCAATAGTAGGCGCTGGTCCCGCAGGATTATCCCTAGCTTATTTTTTAAAAGGGAATAGAAAAGTTGAGGCAACAGTTTATGAGAGTATGGAAGAACCTGGACTTAAACCATGCGCATGGGGCTTAATAACTGGGATAGAAAATATAATACCAATACCAAATGAAACTATAATTAGTGAGATAAGGAGTTTTAGAATATATCTTGATAATAAACTTGTTTTTGATATAAGGACAGATAACAAATTAGGATACATTATTGATAAACCTCTCTTCTTAAAAAGGCTTTCAGAAGAAGTAAACGTAGAATTTAATTCAAAAGTTATAAAAAAGGATGATAAATACTACGTAAATGATAAACCACTAGATCATGATAAGGTGGTATTTGCAACAGGGCATTATAGTGTAAGTAAGTCTATGTCAATTCCCGCAATTCAGTACATTACCGACTACGAAATAGATAAGGAAGTAGTGGAATTCTATTTTTACTCTGGCTTTTTGGGTTATGCTTGGGTATTTCCAGATAGGGAAGGATCAAAAATTGGAATTGGAGGATATGCTGAGGTTCCAGAGCTAAAGGAAAGATTAAAACAAATCCTTAAGGGGAGAATTAAAATATTTCATGGAGCTAGGGTTACAGATTACGGAGTGATAGAAGACAGATTAGACGGTAATTATACGGGTGAGGCGTTGGGTACAGTATATGCAATAACTGGAGAGGGAATAAGACCGTCAATTATTTCTTCAAAAATTTTAGCGGACTCCATATTAACTGGAAAAGATTTCAAAAAGGAATTTAAAAAGAGTAAGTTATATTGGTCATTAAACTGGCATGCAAAAATTATAAAAATGACGAAAGAGAGAGATCCAAGCACGGTAAGACTTTCGAAGGCGTTGCTTAATAATGATCCCCAACTAATTTTAAAATTTGCAATAGGCGACTTTAATAGAGTTGATTTGATAAAGATCTTTGGGAGGTCCCTTATTTGA
- a CDS encoding ATP-grasp domain-containing protein, which translates to MHESEKVTKASKQLLLEIKNRNHSAYYIRISKLNAEITEKGIEFTYSGKKVDIDGGLIRNLGFISTTEQFIKRFDVLRELERSGVVLMNRPDSMLLARDKFASLMRMRRAGIPVPNTALVEDPFEVMRLVERWGEVVIKPVVGSLGLGSVKVSDPDIAFRVAKAILSVNQPVYVQKYVKKPDRDIRVIVIGDRVLGSIYRISKSGWKTNIAQGATAQVLIPDAELEEISLKSVRVLGLDYAGIDIIEDVENGGYKIIEVNAAPLWDGFEAATNINPAKYIAAHLIEKIRR; encoded by the coding sequence ATCCATGAATCTGAGAAAGTAACAAAGGCTTCTAAGCAACTTTTATTGGAGATAAAAAACAGGAATCATAGTGCCTATTATATTAGAATTTCTAAATTGAATGCAGAAATAACAGAAAAGGGTATAGAATTCACATATAGTGGAAAGAAAGTTGACATAGATGGTGGGCTAATAAGGAATTTAGGCTTCATCTCTACCACTGAACAGTTCATAAAAAGATTCGACGTATTGAGGGAGCTAGAAAGAAGTGGAGTAGTATTAATGAATAGGCCAGATTCTATGTTGTTGGCCAGGGATAAATTTGCAAGTTTAATGCGAATGAGAAGAGCGGGTATTCCAGTACCAAACACTGCCTTAGTCGAAGATCCCTTTGAAGTTATGCGATTAGTAGAAAGGTGGGGTGAAGTTGTAATAAAACCTGTAGTGGGAAGTCTTGGTTTAGGATCTGTTAAAGTTTCAGATCCGGATATAGCATTTAGAGTAGCAAAGGCCATTTTATCAGTAAACCAACCAGTTTACGTTCAAAAATATGTGAAGAAACCAGATAGGGATATTAGAGTAATTGTAATTGGTGATAGAGTTTTAGGGAGTATATATAGGATATCAAAAAGCGGATGGAAGACTAATATAGCTCAAGGTGCTACAGCACAAGTTTTAATTCCTGATGCTGAATTGGAGGAGATAAGTTTAAAGAGTGTTAGAGTGCTTGGTCTGGATTATGCTGGGATAGATATTATAGAAGACGTAGAGAACGGTGGTTACAAGATAATTGAAGTCAATGCAGCGCCTTTATGGGATGGATTTGAGGCAGCTACAAATATTAATCCAGCTAAATATATTGCCGCGCATTTAATAGAAAAGATTAGGAGATGA
- a CDS encoding isoaspartyl peptidase/L-asparaginase yields MRYNLPVLVIHGGAGSWQIADQDKAKLTISEALERGYYEFRKGSALEAVVEAIYYMEESGVFDAGKGSVRNSAGYIEMDAGIMIGNTLQAGGIMGLREGSAIKKALEILLQNRHVLMIGSGDNTSNNNKNAISESKVSGDTVGAVALDQHGNLVAGTSTGGIKGKLPGRVGDSPIPGAGYYATPNVAVSSTGIGEIILRMLPAKEVDILVSLGFTIDDALRAVINKITKIFGKDNIGMIGLDKYGNASAYYNTKGMARGVISSDGVKKVYVFEGEI; encoded by the coding sequence GTGAGATATAATTTACCAGTACTCGTGATACACGGCGGAGCAGGAAGTTGGCAAATAGCTGATCAAGATAAGGCGAAACTGACAATAAGCGAAGCGTTAGAGAGAGGATATTATGAGTTTAGGAAAGGTTCTGCGCTTGAAGCCGTAGTAGAGGCCATATACTATATGGAGGAGTCTGGAGTTTTCGATGCGGGAAAAGGTAGTGTGAGAAACTCAGCTGGATATATTGAAATGGACGCTGGAATAATGATAGGTAATACACTTCAAGCGGGGGGTATTATGGGATTGAGAGAAGGTAGCGCGATAAAAAAGGCTTTGGAAATCTTACTTCAAAATAGGCATGTATTAATGATAGGTAGTGGCGATAATACTTCTAATAATAATAAGAATGCAATTTCCGAAAGTAAGGTTTCCGGAGATACTGTAGGTGCAGTAGCCCTAGACCAACATGGTAATCTAGTTGCCGGAACTAGCACTGGTGGGATAAAGGGAAAATTACCGGGTAGAGTTGGGGATTCTCCTATTCCGGGCGCAGGCTATTACGCAACGCCGAATGTAGCTGTTTCTAGTACCGGAATTGGTGAGATAATTTTAAGGATGTTACCAGCTAAAGAAGTTGATATTTTAGTCTCATTAGGTTTCACTATTGATGATGCACTAAGAGCTGTGATAAACAAAATAACTAAAATTTTTGGAAAAGATAATATAGGAATGATAGGATTAGATAAATATGGAAATGCCTCGGCTTACTATAATACAAAAGGGATGGCTAGAGGTGTTATTTCCTCAGATGGAGTTAAGAAAGTGTATGTCTTCGAAGGTGAAATCTAA
- a CDS encoding DUF2070 family protein, with protein sequence MDMDTENLTRKYYGYLKTLPNIKIFATTFSAESLFILLRSFQLTFDYLFSFALYSILLTIIFRNKIKVALFLMNLTAIPYLLLSLLPIAPFYAFGFFMPLMAYILLSSYKEIPSIVLSGITSYVPIIFYIKYSIIFLIYIIIVGLVFHFYIYTVNRKGVKILGFKSTQVAVPFITAITEKNKVPLENFLNLVSVKTNLSVFMYKLDDFLFMIPQIHFGVFDSVGSSRFVYDIEKTLRNSIVTVFHGPGSHELDLPSSAEVNKVMEVISKSTLELSNWNKATFYGISIEKRSTFDITSLEFDKFRVSFMERPEFGIDDLPSSLWKYMLSSNNYLIDCHNSFLVKEYNNHEINSLKEFIMDQRGIKITRKLLVGYAEGKLAKTCEGLCDSRIRVFTFDDGVKRVSIVYIYANNSTKELNNAISNAVRQIVDKVILVTPDDHSCTGISLGITYSPATFCEDLVNRASELIKKSTENMKEINSIQYKVVKIKGVKILGKIISIMLKALEDVGNYTSKTFWIPLIAPYVLLVIILLFQSLIKF encoded by the coding sequence ATGGACATGGATACTGAAAACTTGACAAGGAAATACTATGGTTATCTTAAAACTCTGCCAAATATAAAAATATTTGCAACAACCTTTTCAGCAGAATCCTTATTTATACTGCTAAGGAGTTTCCAACTAACTTTCGATTATCTGTTTTCATTTGCACTCTACTCAATTCTTCTAACGATAATTTTTAGGAATAAGATAAAAGTAGCCTTATTTCTTATGAATCTAACTGCGATACCTTACCTTCTTCTTTCTCTGCTACCTATAGCTCCATTTTACGCATTTGGATTTTTCATGCCGCTAATGGCGTATATTCTCCTAAGTAGTTATAAGGAAATCCCTTCCATAGTACTATCTGGAATTACATCATATGTCCCTATAATATTTTACATCAAATACTCAATTATCTTTCTAATCTATATAATTATAGTAGGTTTAGTATTCCATTTTTACATATATACAGTTAATAGAAAGGGCGTAAAAATACTTGGTTTCAAATCAACGCAAGTAGCTGTTCCCTTCATAACAGCGATAACTGAAAAAAATAAGGTACCTCTAGAAAATTTTCTAAATTTAGTATCTGTAAAAACTAATCTGAGTGTATTTATGTACAAATTGGACGATTTTCTTTTCATGATACCACAAATACATTTCGGAGTTTTCGATAGTGTTGGTAGTTCTAGATTCGTTTATGATATTGAAAAAACCTTAAGAAATAGCATAGTAACGGTATTTCATGGGCCGGGTAGTCATGAATTAGATTTACCCTCATCAGCCGAAGTAAATAAAGTAATGGAAGTAATCTCGAAAAGTACGCTAGAACTTAGTAATTGGAATAAAGCAACTTTTTACGGTATTTCAATCGAAAAACGCTCTACTTTTGACATTACATCATTAGAATTCGATAAATTCAGAGTATCATTTATGGAGAGACCTGAGTTTGGAATAGATGATTTACCATCTTCCCTATGGAAGTATATGCTATCATCAAATAACTACCTTATAGATTGCCATAACTCTTTTCTAGTAAAAGAATACAATAATCACGAAATAAATAGTTTAAAGGAATTCATCATGGATCAAAGAGGGATTAAAATTACAAGGAAACTTTTGGTAGGATATGCAGAAGGAAAATTAGCTAAAACATGTGAGGGATTATGTGATAGCCGTATACGAGTCTTCACATTTGATGATGGGGTAAAGAGAGTATCCATAGTTTACATTTACGCTAATAACTCAACTAAAGAACTTAATAACGCTATATCCAATGCAGTAAGGCAAATCGTTGATAAGGTAATTTTAGTCACACCAGATGATCACTCTTGCACTGGGATAAGCCTAGGGATTACGTACTCTCCAGCCACTTTTTGTGAAGATCTTGTGAATAGGGCATCTGAACTAATTAAAAAATCCACAGAGAATATGAAGGAGATAAATAGCATACAGTATAAAGTGGTTAAGATAAAAGGTGTAAAGATCCTCGGAAAAATAATTTCTATTATGCTAAAGGCGCTAGAGGACGTGGGGAATTATACTTCAAAAACGTTTTGGATTCCCCTAATAGCACCATATGTCCTACTGGTAATTATACTACTTTTCCAAAGCCTTATTAAATTCTAA
- the gdS-2 gene encoding hexaprenyl pyrophosphate synthase gives MSIIEFWLEAKTTIDKLIEQFLNSNRDWDLVDISSYILKDGKRFRGTLNMFFTVALGGDIKDSYGGALAIEILHSASLALDDIVDLDATRRGDKAAWVVYGNRKVIFITNYLIPTALRIIQTSYGDDALNTSIELWKDTSVGALRDMYDNSDYIRTIELKTGSLFKLSTVLSAYASKHYNTKQQMLDVGKYLGIIYQVIDDFVDYKTKKLEEIDGSAKQLFKYYREGKLEEYVRSVYLEYKQKYDELISNIPFQSKYISEIRSLPEFLANGLLKEANIDKI, from the coding sequence TTGAGCATCATAGAGTTTTGGCTAGAAGCTAAGACTACTATAGACAAATTAATCGAACAATTTCTAAATTCAAATAGGGATTGGGATCTAGTTGATATAAGTAGCTATATTCTTAAAGATGGTAAGCGCTTTAGGGGAACTTTAAACATGTTCTTTACTGTTGCTTTAGGTGGAGATATTAAGGACTCTTACGGTGGTGCTTTGGCTATTGAAATTTTACATTCTGCTTCTTTAGCTTTGGACGATATAGTTGACCTTGACGCGACTAGGAGAGGTGATAAAGCTGCGTGGGTTGTATATGGAAATAGGAAAGTAATATTTATAACCAACTATCTTATTCCCACTGCTCTCAGGATAATTCAGACTTCTTATGGTGACGATGCGTTAAATACGAGCATTGAGTTGTGGAAAGACACTTCAGTTGGCGCTTTAAGGGATATGTATGATAATAGTGATTACATACGAACAATTGAGTTAAAAACTGGTAGTTTATTTAAGCTTTCCACAGTGTTATCTGCATATGCTTCTAAGCACTATAATACGAAACAACAGATGTTGGATGTTGGCAAGTATTTAGGAATAATCTATCAAGTAATAGACGACTTTGTTGACTATAAAACTAAGAAATTAGAGGAGATAGATGGTAGTGCCAAGCAATTATTCAAGTATTACCGAGAGGGAAAGTTGGAAGAGTATGTTAGGTCAGTATATTTAGAATATAAGCAAAAATATGATGAGCTAATAAGTAACATTCCCTTCCAATCTAAATATATTAGTGAAATACGATCCCTTCCAGAGTTCTTAGCTAATGGTCTTCTAAAGGAGGCTAACATAGATAAGATTTAA
- a CDS encoding metallophosphoesterase family protein, whose translation MKILVMSNIRFPEPHVESTLSSIIKKEEPEVIVLNGDTTQCYWDYECPRVIDVLYVIRSIAPWAQIIYVQGDMDPHAIKCITAEPRYREEIIGTTMYIAEAASVKYHIIHGHQGEIDQLRKSIGAGPWDWLVIGQYKRLEIDKLARVLYSGGITREFPPEARGYVVITDSSFYIRNLRT comes from the coding sequence ATGAAGATATTAGTAATGAGCAATATTAGATTCCCCGAACCTCATGTTGAAAGTACGTTATCAAGTATTATAAAGAAGGAGGAGCCAGAAGTTATAGTATTAAATGGTGATACTACCCAATGCTATTGGGACTATGAATGTCCTAGAGTCATTGATGTGCTCTACGTTATTAGGAGTATAGCTCCCTGGGCTCAGATAATATACGTTCAAGGAGATATGGATCCTCATGCAATAAAATGTATAACTGCAGAACCCAGATATAGGGAAGAAATAATTGGTACAACTATGTATATTGCGGAAGCAGCCTCTGTCAAATATCACATTATTCATGGACACCAGGGAGAAATAGATCAGTTAAGGAAGAGTATTGGGGCTGGACCATGGGATTGGTTAGTAATAGGCCAATATAAGAGGTTAGAAATCGATAAACTAGCAAGAGTATTATATAGTGGTGGTATAACTAGGGAATTTCCGCCAGAAGCAAGAGGTTATGTAGTTATCACTGATTCAAGTTTTTACATTAGGAATCTCAGAACTTAA
- a CDS encoding Lrp/AsnC family transcriptional regulator encodes MNSSFYYLDDIDKKILNILQQDSRIPFSRLAKMLNLSEATIYVRIKRLKENGVIRGFYTEIDFDKIGLSVVAFILIKADPKKYDNILKQLVEMKEIYEIYDVTGEYYAVLKVRVPTREDLAKVLDKIGNMDGVTSTYTMLVLRSIKDKKELDL; translated from the coding sequence TTGAATTCCTCATTTTATTATCTTGACGATATTGATAAAAAGATACTTAATATACTACAACAAGATTCACGAATACCTTTCTCTAGACTAGCTAAGATGCTCAATTTGAGTGAGGCTACAATATATGTTAGAATAAAGAGGTTAAAAGAAAATGGTGTAATTAGGGGTTTTTATACTGAAATAGATTTCGATAAGATTGGACTCAGCGTTGTAGCTTTTATATTAATAAAAGCGGATCCCAAGAAATATGATAACATACTAAAACAATTAGTGGAAATGAAAGAGATTTATGAAATTTATGATGTAACTGGAGAATACTATGCAGTGTTGAAAGTGAGAGTACCAACTAGAGAAGATTTGGCAAAAGTATTAGATAAGATAGGAAATATGGATGGAGTTACATCAACTTATACGATGCTTGTACTTAGATCAATAAAGGATAAGAAAGAGCTTGATCTTTGA